The Labrus bergylta chromosome 14, fLabBer1.1, whole genome shotgun sequence region AACACCTGAGACTATTCGACGAAGTGAGTAAAATACACACTTTCAGATTTATCAAGGAATCAATAATTGTTAGGAGTTAGGAGTTCTCAGGCTCCTGTAATGGTTTACTTCAAGGTTAACTTTCAacctttgtctttgtttgaacCCTCAGAGTAAAGGTAGGAACAGTTTGTTATTTAGACATGTATGTTTtgatgttcatgtatttttgtgaaatgtttcattGTGCTAATATTTATTGTTTCGGGTTATTTCTGTTCGCTGATTTTCTCACCTTGAGAGGACAAACCACGATCAACTTGAAGGaacattaaactttttttttgcagttttagcCTTAATGGAATAACTGAGTACGGACATTGCATGTGTTGGTATTCTATTGAAGCATTTCAAATCTTTTACTTGTAACTTCTATTTATTTaactgacacacagaaaaaaaatgatttttttatgtttttactacatttttaaaaatctgattttagAGATTTCTCTCTGCCTGTATACTTATGTTAATGTCTCCAACACTGTGGAGATTGTTTATGTAACATGTTCAGTAACTTTATGACATTTGTCTTTGTAAAACTGAAGGAAGTAGTAATAGGCTTTAGTCATTGTGTCTGGTCCTTATGTAAAGCTACACTGACAGGAGTCTGGCTTTTGCTTGTATTGATCATAACGAAGAAGGATCCTTTTTTTGGGTTGATGCATAAAGTAGTGCCACTAAAAACCTCATAATTTGGTCTGTGGATTATCCAGAGTAAAAATGACAATTATTCTGGGAAAAGCACTGAATGTCATTCATAGGTTTTTCTGATTTGCCTCATTCaacatatatataatatacaaaTCAAAGCTGGACATTGAAGAGTTGCAGTCTCCCAGCAGAACACAGACTTTAGCACAAAATAAGCGCACAATAGTCTTTGAAATTATCCTTTGCATAGTATAAGAATATAAGTATAggtattgattgattgattgattgattgattgattgattgattgattgattaaatgtatctcagacatatcaaataaaatcaaacatatcaaaaatacaaaacaaaatgaaaagcatgaaaatacaataaacaaaaaacaatgttcaaattatttcacaaaaaaagaaaaagaaaaagcaaattacatatattcagttgatatgcctgaaaaggaggaggaagaagtataaaacttatttaatcctactccttttccacagctcaataattaatatttattcaattaaattaataaatgatgTGAGCAAAGGACATGACTGACAGTGTGATTAGTGTACATATGTTTATGTGTTGATAAGGGGGTTTGGgggaaccactgctttagatgatatttatttttttgtctgttgtcTGTCTCTCCATTGGTGATGCCATTCTGAAACCTCTGAAGTCTTCCACAGTTTTATTTGACGCAGATCAACATGGCCACCAGGAAGACCGAGGTGCAGCGAAGGATCGTGTCCAAGGACGGCCACAACAACGTGCGCATTGACAACGTGGAGGGCATGATGAAGCTGTACCTGCACGACATCTGGACCACCGTGGTGGACATGAAATGGCGCTACAAGCTCACTCTGTTTGCCTCCACCTTCGTCATCACCTGGTTCATCTTCGGGGTCATCTTCTACTTCATCAGCATGGGTAACGGAGACTTTGAGGCCGGTCTGAGCTCCAACCACACACCTTGCTTAAAGAACGTGGCGAGCCTCACTGGGGCCTTCCTGTTCTCTCTGGAGTCACAGACCACCATCGGTTACGGTTATCGTTATATATCAGAGGAGTGTCCGCTGGCTATCTTCACCCTGGTGGCTCAGCTCGTCATCACGGGCCTGGCTGAGATCTTCGTCACTGGAGCCTTTCTGGCCAAACTGGCTCGACCCAAGAAACGAGCAGAGACCATCAAGTTCAGCCAGTTGGCGGTGATCTGCAGACGACAGGGAAAGCTGTGCCTGATGGTGAGGGTGGCTAACATGAGGAAGAGTCTTCTGATCCAGTGTCAGCTGACAGGAAAGCTCCTCCAGTCCAATGTGACCGAGGAGGGCGAGAAGACACAGGTCCACCAGAGCGCTGTGGACTTCAACATGGACTCCAGCAGCGAATGCCCCTTTCTCATCCTCCCTCTCACCTTCTACCACGTCCTGGACGAGCGCAGCCCGCTGGCAGGACTGAACGCAGAAAACCTTCACACTCGAGACTTTGAGCTCCTGGTGACCCTCAACGCCACCATGGAGTCCACTGCAGCCACGTGCCAGAGCCGCACTTCCTACGT contains the following coding sequences:
- the kcnj15 gene encoding ATP-sensitive inward rectifier potassium channel 15, with translation MATRKTEVQRRIVSKDGHNNVRIDNVEGMMKLYLHDIWTTVVDMKWRYKLTLFASTFVITWFIFGVIFYFISMGNGDFEAGLSSNHTPCLKNVASLTGAFLFSLESQTTIGYGYRYISEECPLAIFTLVAQLVITGLAEIFVTGAFLAKLARPKKRAETIKFSQLAVICRRQGKLCLMVRVANMRKSLLIQCQLTGKLLQSNVTEEGEKTQVHQSAVDFNMDSSSECPFLILPLTFYHVLDERSPLAGLNAENLHTRDFELLVTLNATMESTAATCQSRTSYVPQEILWGYEFKPVLFSTTGGRYVADFNFFDKVQVSNDPAFLSNDTEKLKLEEDYKKE